The nucleotide sequence TGGCATTGGTTATGAAAACAATCAGTTACAATTGGTGTCAGACAACAGCAACGCACTTTATCATTATTTTATAACTAATGATTCTTTGGCAAAATACAGTTTTGACGACAACCCAGTTAACGATCAAATGAAGAAAAAAACAAAATATGATTTAGAATCGTTTACAAAAATTGACAATACCTGGTATGCTTTTGGTTCGGGATCGACCGAAAACCGAAACATTGGGTTTATGTTTAACAAATTTTCTAAATACTCTACAAAGATTGATTTAACCGATCTTTACAGCGAAATGAAAAGTTTTTCTGATTTGGGAGATGACGATTTTAACATTGAAACCGTTACGACATATAAAGAAGACTGGCTGTTTATAAACAGAGGAAACGGGGCAAAAAATGCAAATTATATTTTTGTGGTACAAGGAAAGAATCTAACCGATGAATACAATATGTATTATTTTGAATTTGATTTGCCTAAGATAAACGATGTTGCTTCCGGATTTTCTGATGGCACCGTTATAAACAACACGCTGTATTTTATTGCAACCGCAGAAGACGAACAATCTACTTATAATGACGGAGCGATAAAAGGAAGTTTGTTTGGGGCGATTGATCTAAAGAAAATGAAAATCCTTTTCACAGAAAAAATCAGCGACACCAATAAATTTGAAGGAATTACCATTTTGGAGCAAAACAAAAAAAATATTGTATTTGTCTTGTGCGAAGATAATGATGATGCTTTAAACAAAGAAACTGTTATTTATAAGTTAGCGGTTGATTTAAAAGGGAAAATAAAATAGTTTTCAATAAAAAAATCCTTTTCATTACTGAAAAGGATTTTTTACTTTACATAAATTTCTTATGCTTCTTCTCTTTTAGCTTTTCTTTCTTTGATTAAATCAATTGCTCCACCCGTAGCCCAGTAAAACACAAAGCTAACAAGGAAAAACATTAACCAGAATCCCATCGTTAAAACGCCAAGACCGATTAAAAAAGCGATAAATTGTTGAAATTCGAACATAATTTCCGGAATTTTTGTATATACGTTTACAAAGATAGAACGAAACTTTGACTACCCAAACAAAATTCATAATTTATTCTAAAAATTATCTTTTTTACTGGTAAAATACTTTTTTTAAAGTATCTTTATTTAAATTAATTATAAATAACAAATGTAATGGAATATAGAATTGAAACCGACACCATGGGTGAAGTAAAAGTTCCTGCCGATAAATATTGGGGAGCACAAACAGAACGTTCACGAAACAATTTTAAAATTGGTCCTTCTGCCTCGATGCCACACGAAATAATTGAAGGTTTTGCGTATTTAAAAAAAGCTGCTGCTTACGCCAATTGCGAATTAGGGGTTTTACCTGTTGAGAAAAGAGATGCCATTGCTGTAGTTTGTGATGAGATTTTGGCTGGAAAATTAAACGATCAGTTTCCTTTGGTTATTTGGCAAACCGGTTCGGGCACTCAATCAAATATGAACGTAAATGAAGTTATCGCTAACCGGGCACAGGTACTAGCCGGAAAAAAAATTGGTGAAGGTGAAGCTGTTTTAAAAGCCAATGACGATGTAAACAAATCGCAATCATCAAACGATACTTTTCCAACAGGCATGCACATTGCAGCCTACAAAGCTGTGGTAGAAGTAACTATTCCGGGTGTTGAAAAACTACGAGATACATTGGCAAAAAAGGCCGAAGATTTTAAAAATGTAGTAAAAATTGGCCGTACACATTTAATGGATGCAACCCCCCTTACTTTAGGACAGGAAATTTCTGGTTATGTTGCACAATTAACACACGGCTTAAAAGCATTAAAAAACACCTTAGCCCACTTATCTGAAGTTGCTTTAGGCGGAACTGCTGTCGGTACTGGTTTAAATACACCCGCAGGATACGATGTTTTGGTAGCCAAATATATTGCCGATTTTACTGGGCATCCGTTTGTTACCGCAGAAAATAAATTTGAAGCCTTAGCTGCACACGACGCCATTGTTGAAACCCACGGTGCTTTAAAGCAATTAGCTGTATCGTTAAACAAAATTGCAAACGATATCCGTATGTTGGCTTCAGGTCCCCGTTCGGGAATCGGAGAAATTCTAATTCCGGAAAACGAACCGGGATCATCAATTATGCCGGGTAAAGTCAACCCTACCCAATGCGAAGCTTTAACAATGGTTGCTGCCCAGGTAATGGGAAATGATGTTGCTATTACTATTGGCGGCACACAAGGTCATTACGAGCTAAATGTTTTTAAACCGTTAATGGCGGCTAATTTCTTACAATCGGCACGTTTACTGGGCGATGCCTGCATTTCTTTTGACGAACATTGTGCACAAGGAATTGAACCAAATTATAATCGTATTAAAGAATTAGTGGACAATTCATTGATGTTGGTGACTGCTTTAAACACTAAAATTGGTTATTACAAAGCAGCCGAAATTGCTCAGACTGCACATAAGAATAATTCAACCTTAAAAGAAACAGCCATTGCATTAGGTTATGTAACCGCTGAAGAATTTGACCAATGGGTAAAGCCTGAAGAAATGGTTGGCAGTTTAAAATAAAGTTTAATTGTTTTTTTTCTGAATAGTCCTTGAATTTATTTTTAAGGACTATTTTGTTTTAATGAACAGTGTAAAATATCCTGACAAATAAAAAATAGTCTTACATTTGTTCTGCAAAAAAAGTATAAAATACCTTCTATTCCATTTATGCAAACATTTGAACTTTATTCCATATACAATCAATGTAACGGCGTTAGTACCGACACACGAAATATAGCAGAAAACAGTATCTTTTTTGCTTTAAAAGGCGATCATTTCGATGCCAACGACTTTGCCCTGCAAGCGTTAGAAAAAGGAGCTGCTTTTGCAGTTGTTGACAACAAAGAATTACTGAAATTAAGCAACAATAAGCTCATTGTTGTTGATGATGTACTTAAAACACTACAAGATTTAGCTGCTTTTCACAGATTTCACATAGGTTTGCCCGTTATTGCACTTACAGGAAGCAACGGTAAAACAACAACCAAAGAATTATTACATACGGTTTTAAGTAAAAAATACAACACCATTGCAACCATTGGAAATTTAAACAATCACATCGGCGTACCCTTAACTTTGTTGAGATTAAATGAAGATACCGATCTGGCAATTATTGAGATGGGAGCCAATCATCAAAAAGAAATCGAACATTTATGCGAAATCGCCCAGCCTGATTTTGGATTGATTACCAATTTTGGACGTGCCCATTTAGAAGGTTTTGGTGGCATAGACGGTGTTATTAAAGGAAAAAGTGAAATGTATGATTACTTGCAAGCGAACCATAAAACAGCGTTTGTGAATTTTGATGATGCCATTCAAAATCAAAAAAGTCTGGATATTTCACGTTTTGGATTTTCATTAAAAAATAATTCATCGGCAAATATTCAAATTTCTAAAGCATATGCCCAACCAATGGCAACTATTGAAATTGGCAACACAAAAATCACTTCTCAGCTTACAGGACTTTACAATTTGCCAAATATTTCTTTTGCGATTGCCATAGGACACTATTTTAATATTTCTTTAGATGATATAAAAGAAGCTATTGAATCATACACTCCTCAAAACAATCGGTCGCAGTGGGTAAATACCAACGGTAAAAAAGTCTTACTCGATGCTTACAATGCCAACCCAAGCAGTATGCAAGTTGCAATTCAAAACTTTAAACAGTTAGAAGGAGATTCAAAACTAATGATTTTGGGCGATATGTTTGAATTAGGAACCGAAGCCAGTAAAGAGCATCAAACAATAATCAATGAAGCAATTAATTCAAACATTCCAGCAATCTTTATCGGAAATCATTTTTTTGAAAATCAACTAGCTAATAATCAAATCAGCTATTTTAAAAACTTTGAAGAAGTTTTTTCTCATTTAGAAACACATCCATTAAATCAAAATTTAATATTGATAAAAGGCTCAAGAGCAATGGCATTAGAAAGAATCCTTGAGAAAATTTAAATTGGTGAAACTGGAAACCAAAGTTTCTGAATTAAAATTAAAAGTAAGCCAACAAGAATTAGAATTAAAAAAAGCAGAAATAAAATAATTTTATTCTTATCTGATTAATAAAATAAAATGTCCTTTTCAAAATTTGAAAAGGACATTTTTTATGATTTAATCTATCTTATAACGTTTTCTATCATTTTCATTTAAGTAGATTTTACGTAAACGAATTTCTTAACCCAAGTTCACTGTTACACTCTGCAAATATGCTGACCTTGTAGGCTTCCCCTTTTTAGTACAGGTTATAATTATACAATATAATACATAGTTTATCACAGTTGAAGGACTGCGTGAGGCGAAGGCGTAGCCGTAGCGGAACGCAGTCCTTCAACTGTTTTTTCTTTCTTTATTTTATAGTTCACCGGGCTAATTCCTCCTAAGGCATCGTGTGGTCTGTGGTAATTATAATCTTCTATCCATTGGTCGCTTATTTCTCTGACTTGGTCAATGCTATCGAACAAATATGCATCGAGTACGTTTTCACGATAACTTTTATTAAAACGTTCTATTAAAGCGTTTTGTGTTGGTTTACCTGGTTGGGTGTATTTAAATTCAATTTCCATAACCTGGCTCCAATCCTGTGCTAATTTAGCAATAAATTCAGGTCCATTATCCATTCGTATTCGTTTTGGCTTTCCGTGTTTATTTACAAGGTGTTTTAAAACCCAAATAACTCTGCTGCTTTTAAGTGAATAATCGGTTTCTATAAATAATACTTCTCTATTAAAATCATCAATAACATTAAAGCTTCTGAACTTTCTTCCGTTGGTTAAACTATCGCTCATAAAATCAATACTCCAAGTATGGGTAAAACTTTCAGGAATTTCAATAGTTTCTTTAACTCGCTGCGGTAAGTGTTTTTTAGTCTTTCTACGATGAGGAAGACCAATCTGTTTATAAACCCTATGCAATCGCTTATGATTTACTTTGTCTCCATCATTACGAAGGCGATAATAACATTTCCAAAAACCTTCTCTTGGATGGTCTTGAGCAAATTTCTCTAATCGCTGGATTAAATCAGAATCATTTTTGATGGATTGATACTCCAAGCTACTTCGACTAGTCTGTAAAATACGGCAAGCCTTGCTTTTGCCTTTTGGATATTTGGTCAAAATATCTTTTATGATAGCTCTTTTATGGCAAGGCTTTAAAGCTTTTTTTCAATGATGTACTTAGCCATATCTAATTCTAAAGCCAAATCAGCATACATCCGTTTGAGTTTGGCGTTTTCTTCTTCAAGAGCTTTTATTTTCTTTAATTCACTTGCTTCCATGCCGCCGTAGCGTTGACGCCACTTATAAAACGTAGCTTTGCTAACTCCATGTTCTCTAACAATTGTATTAATATCTTTTCCAGATTCAAATTCTTGAA is from Flavobacterium dauae and encodes:
- the fumC gene encoding class II fumarate hydratase — translated: MEYRIETDTMGEVKVPADKYWGAQTERSRNNFKIGPSASMPHEIIEGFAYLKKAAAYANCELGVLPVEKRDAIAVVCDEILAGKLNDQFPLVIWQTGSGTQSNMNVNEVIANRAQVLAGKKIGEGEAVLKANDDVNKSQSSNDTFPTGMHIAAYKAVVEVTIPGVEKLRDTLAKKAEDFKNVVKIGRTHLMDATPLTLGQEISGYVAQLTHGLKALKNTLAHLSEVALGGTAVGTGLNTPAGYDVLVAKYIADFTGHPFVTAENKFEALAAHDAIVETHGALKQLAVSLNKIANDIRMLASGPRSGIGEILIPENEPGSSIMPGKVNPTQCEALTMVAAQVMGNDVAITIGGTQGHYELNVFKPLMAANFLQSARLLGDACISFDEHCAQGIEPNYNRIKELVDNSLMLVTALNTKIGYYKAAEIAQTAHKNNSTLKETAIALGYVTAEEFDQWVKPEEMVGSLK
- a CDS encoding UDP-N-acetylmuramoyl-tripeptide--D-alanyl-D-alanine ligase — encoded protein: MQTFELYSIYNQCNGVSTDTRNIAENSIFFALKGDHFDANDFALQALEKGAAFAVVDNKELLKLSNNKLIVVDDVLKTLQDLAAFHRFHIGLPVIALTGSNGKTTTKELLHTVLSKKYNTIATIGNLNNHIGVPLTLLRLNEDTDLAIIEMGANHQKEIEHLCEIAQPDFGLITNFGRAHLEGFGGIDGVIKGKSEMYDYLQANHKTAFVNFDDAIQNQKSLDISRFGFSLKNNSSANIQISKAYAQPMATIEIGNTKITSQLTGLYNLPNISFAIAIGHYFNISLDDIKEAIESYTPQNNRSQWVNTNGKKVLLDAYNANPSSMQVAIQNFKQLEGDSKLMILGDMFELGTEASKEHQTIINEAINSNIPAIFIGNHFFENQLANNQISYFKNFEEVFSHLETHPLNQNLILIKGSRAMALERILEKI
- a CDS encoding DUF6929 family protein; this encodes MKKYLLTSWLKITGIVAASGIGYENNQLQLVSDNSNALYHYFITNDSLAKYSFDDNPVNDQMKKKTKYDLESFTKIDNTWYAFGSGSTENRNIGFMFNKFSKYSTKIDLTDLYSEMKSFSDLGDDDFNIETVTTYKEDWLFINRGNGAKNANYIFVVQGKNLTDEYNMYYFEFDLPKINDVASGFSDGTVINNTLYFIATAEDEQSTYNDGAIKGSLFGAIDLKKMKILFTEKISDTNKFEGITILEQNKKNIVFVLCEDNDDALNKETVIYKLAVDLKGKIK